In Lawsonibacter asaccharolyticus, one genomic interval encodes:
- a CDS encoding DNA adenine methylase, whose amino-acid sequence MSIQGNSCCLNDDPFVRELYDAPGIQIEPVTRLNNIRQRYDPNCQFAELLIANYDLHERERSSIQLNLFDFDMKETDYEICKRNHFPKASRSPRQR is encoded by the coding sequence ATGTCCATTCAGGGAAATTCCTGCTGTCTTAATGATGATCCCTTTGTCCGGGAGCTGTACGACGCCCCCGGCATCCAGATCGAGCCGGTGACCCGGCTGAACAACATCCGCCAGCGGTATGACCCCAACTGCCAGTTTGCCGAGCTGCTCATCGCCAACTACGACCTGCATGAGCGGGAACGGTCCTCAATCCAACTGAATCTGTTTGATTTTGATATGAAGGAGACTGACTATGAAATTTGTAAAAGAAACCACTTCCCAAAGGCCTCCAGATCCCCACGGCAGCGATGA
- a CDS encoding D12 class N6 adenine-specific DNA, producing the protein MVYNDFNGLLTNLYRCVREKPDLLMGSLRYVLNAREDFDRARLALRRKRTTSVQRAAWFYQIIRQSYASALTSFGNQPHDLWADFPLIEQAHRRLARVVIENKDFEKLIRHYDRPESLFYCDPPYHCTEATTPTSERTASQRKTTSVCGCSDVHSGKFLLS; encoded by the coding sequence TTGGTCTATAACGACTTCAACGGCCTGCTGACCAATCTGTACCGCTGTGTGCGGGAGAAGCCGGACCTGCTCATGGGCTCCCTGCGGTATGTGCTGAACGCACGGGAGGATTTTGACCGGGCGCGGCTGGCCCTGCGGCGGAAACGAACCACATCAGTCCAGCGGGCGGCGTGGTTCTATCAGATCATTCGCCAGAGCTACGCCTCCGCTCTCACCAGCTTCGGCAATCAGCCCCACGATCTGTGGGCGGATTTCCCGCTCATTGAGCAGGCCCACCGCCGTCTGGCCAGGGTGGTCATTGAGAACAAGGACTTTGAGAAGCTCATCCGGCACTACGACCGGCCGGAGAGCCTGTTCTACTGCGACCCGCCCTACCACTGCACGGAGGCTACTACTCCAACATCGGAGAGGACGGCTTCACAGAGAAAGACCACATCCGTCTGCGGATGCTCTGATGTCCATTCAGGGAAATTCCTGCTGTCTTAA